ACTCACTGAATCATTGGAACAGACAGATTCAGAATGGTTTTCCTCCTTTGAGCAGGTGCAGGAGTGGGCTCAGGTTGTGGAGCAGGTTTCGCCTGGCCAGAATTCCATCAAACAGGTTTCAATGATGTAACATGAGCAAATAAATGGCTGAACACTATCATCAGCGGTACCTGCTCATCTGGACGAGGGGCATCTCTGAGCAGATGCTTTTCATGGAGGTCTGGATATATCCCCTTGGAAGACGACTTGCAGAGTTTGTTTTCTTCAGATGGCCTGAGTTTGGGAGACCTGTGTTTCTTCACCAGGCTTGGCGCAAGGTCCGGTCGTCCATGACCATCAGCTCGACGTTTCCTCTTCTTTATTGGAGCAGCTCTGGGAGGAGGGCTGGATTTGGGAGTAGTGCTCTTCCAAGAGGGATTATTTGGTTGTTGTTTTTTGCTAGGAGAAGCAGTACCCTTGCTGCGTGCAACCTCAAACCAAGCTCCACCAAACTTTTCATCATTGCTGCTGACATTCTGGAAAGGACAACCAAAGGGCATAAAACAAGAAACATTAGCAGTTAAAAAGGAATTACACGCAGTTGTGCATCATCAGTATTATTTGCTTCTAACTAATCTAGTAGTTTCTGAACATGCAGAAAAGTAGATACTTTGTAGATTACCCAACCTAAGAGGAACGTTCTACCATAACTTTGATCGACACTTAAAACACAGTAAAGAATAGAACAAGCATTGTGTAAATTTTGTTATTGATACATTCTAAAAAAGAGGCACAAAAATAATTTGGTTAGGTACATTACCAAATTTAGGAAATAAAACACAGTAGCACATTATCAGCATTATGAGCATGTAACCTATCTTGCACTTCCAGAACATACAGGAAACATATAGTGACGCTAAGGGCACCAAATTCAAGATTAACAAATATTTGAAGAAATAGATTCTAGGGAGATTTGTGCAGACCTCTGATTCTTGTTTCCGTGGACCATAAACCCAGTCATATCTAGGCCTCAGTAATTTTTGGCTCAACTGAACTTCCACCCCTAAATGTGCTGACTTAAATGTGTATTTTAATTCTGGATGAACATCAGTGATCACCCCTAGCCACCAGCCACCGCCTTGGAATGCTTCAACCTTATCATTGATGCAGAAACTAATAGCTGATGCCTGTGGTAGGCATGGCCTGACGTGCTTCACATCAACAATCTCCCCAGGCAATGCAGTACCATCACTATTCGAAACAGTGTAATCCACTAAGAGGTTGCTCTTCCAGAAAGTCTTCACAACAAATGCAGGCAACCAAGCAACAACAGAATTATCTACCAACATGGAAACTTCAATTGTCATTCCTTTCGTGTACGGCACTGCCACGGTCATCTCCTAGCAGGCAAAGTGTAGTGGTTTAGCACTCAATGAACAGCCcaaaagaggggggggggggggggactttATACAGGTTAAAAAAACTTATAGCAAAAGCTAATCTACAATAATGAGGGGGAAATGCAGATATTGACTCCTATAAATTTCTGTTAGCAATCAAGAAAGGAAATTGAATTATCACAAATGATCTAACTTCTAAGCAACAACGCCAGGCAGTGAAACCATGCTAGGAAGTACAACAGCATATATATCTCTAACATATCTAACATCTACCCAAAGATTTAAATTTCCAACAGAAAGCGTTTGTAACGTTATTCGGAATTGAGGGCTCACAACTTCTTTCAATAGTTTTGAGCATTCTGGCTTTATGAGGCTCAAaagtagaaaaggaaaaaaaacaagtaCAGATAGACTAGTTCGACTTCATCCCAGCACGATCTATCTCCAATCGAACACATTCAACGCACCAGATAGCTTATTTTGGTTGGTAACTCAATTTAATAAAAAATCGGATGTCTGGCAATCTTCCAGCTAGCGGGACGACAAGCACAATTTCCATGTCCTGCAACATCCAAAACCCTTCTCTAACTGCTGAATTACTCAAGCTAATATGGATAGAAATCAGTCAAACTAATATATATAGAAATCAATCAAATACAATGGTAGGTACGAATGGTATCACACAGGTCATAGCAGTACAGCACTCATCCCTATCCGTTCCAATATCGACATTGTCTCGCTCTCTCAAATCTCCAACCGACGATACATCATACATGGAATGGACATTTCTAACCCTAAAATAATGAATCACCTGGAAATACGGAAAAGGGCAGATTTTTTCACGGATTAGTGGCTCGTCGGCTCGTCGAAGGATGGAATGGAAGGCCTTACCATGCCCAAGGCGGAGCGCTTCCTAAAAGAGCCGCCCCACCCCCACTCGAAGTGGGGTCGGACGTCGGCGGCGTCGAAGTTCATGACCTCCCGCGTATCCGGGAAGCACACCCTGACCTTCCCGCCCCCGTCCACGACGCCGAGGTAGACCGCGAGCCACCAGGCGACGTCGAGGAAcgcgtcgacggcggcgtgctccccGGGAGCCTCCCCCGAGTAGGTGCAGCGTGGCGGCGGGTGCGGGCGGAGGATCTGCGCCGGCACGACCTCCCGGAGCGGGCGGTCGGAGCCCTCGCGCTCGACGAGGTCGTCGTACTCGACGGTGTAGCCGCGGGGCTGGGTGCTGCGCTCCACGACGACGGCTGCGTAGTGGGCCCCTTGCTCGCCGGGCTCGTCGGGGACCACCTCGACGAGATCCCCCGGGTTGAACCGCTGCAGCTCGGTCCACTGCGGCGGCTTCATTGACGCGGCGGAGGTGGGAGCTCGGCGGAGATTGCGGGAggggggcggaggaggaggtggagggggaGATTGCCTGTTCGAGTGAGTTTTGGTGCGGGAGCGGAGACCGGAAAGCAGAGAAGAGTGGATGAGAGAAGACTCGAAACCTGGGACTAGTGTTGGCACTTCGTCTTAGGAAAAGCAGAGTCCTTCTAAACACTAGCCTCAcaagccggctcggctcggcctaGCTCGCTGCGTTAACGAGCTGGCTGGGCTCGACTCGTTTCTCCAACGAGCAGAAACAGCAGCTCGGCTCGGATCGTTACGAGCTCGAGCGAGCTAGACGCAGATGAACAAGCAAATCTCAGATTTGAAGTCGGAGTGGGCAGGCAACCGTGAATGAAATTAAGAAGAAACTTTGATTTCCGAGAGAACACAGAATCACACGCCATCTTCACGAGCTCATCAATCTAAGTGGGAGTGTCGTAAAAGTATTATGACATTAAATTTACTAATATATATCAATAatatgaggagagagaaaaaaaagtgtcatgaaatgtgagaggagtgtcataaTGATAACCCTTCACTAGCATAGCTCTTAAAATTCTAGTCTAAATAATTATGTCGATGATATTTCTACTGAGACTGACCTAAAAGAAGGAGCATGAGGCTTCCTCCAACGgttccccccatccaactccccctaaatgtactttttattattttttactaCCTCTCCctaaaagattcctccccctataattCCTCCTCTCCAACCATTCTCTCTATACATTCCCCCTAAACCAACTACCATCATTTTGTATTCATTTGAACTTCTCATTCGAAAACAACGTATATGGACTTTACGCGATGCGTATTTGTATAAATGAACAGTACCAATTTTAATTCAGGCATGCATTTTAATATTGGCGTTACAATTAATTTGTCATTAATTTTTAATTCCTATTAAAATGTAATTATTTAATTCAAAGGCTTGAGGTCGAAGAATCGTACCAGTTCTGCTGTGCATTTGTCATGATACGGGAGTAGCTTGTGTTGGAAGGAAGTCGGAGGCTTGTGACAGAAGCTTGGCTGAATCTTGCGGAGGAAGATTCTTCCATCGCAAGCTTCTAGCGCTATATAATCGACGCTGGGCAACCCAAATGTATTGACCCACTCAGTTGATCCTATCTGTTGTGAACCACAAACACTATGGTGGATGACAACCTCACCACCGCCGCGATCTTCCAGTGGGTGAGTAGTAGTAGAGCTAGGCTACTGatcgacgatgatgacgacacCACCGTCGTCGGTCACATCATCCACGAAGAAGAAGCAAGGCGCCGGGAAGGCGGGAGGCGTGGTTCCATTCCCGGTCACATCGTGATCGACCGGGAACATGGTTCTGGGCATGCAAGGATCATGGCGGACTACTTTGTAGAGAACCCGGTGTACACTGATGCTCAATTCCGCCGCCGGTACTTGTCATTTTTTGTTCTCGTTGTGCGTAGGGGGAAAATGTTTGTTTGCTGACTCATGCTATTTGTGTAGGTACCGAATGAGGCGTGCCTTGTTCCTTCGCATCATGGAAAGCGTGACGGCGAGGGACCCTTGGTTCTCTTGCCGGCCTGATGCGACGGGGAAAATGGGTCTATCCCCGTTCCAGAAGTGCATCGCGCCATTACGCATCCTGGCGTACGGTGTTCCGGCCGATGCGGTTGACGAGTATGTGCGCATCGCAGAGTCCACCTCGTTGGAGGCTCTGAATCGGTTTTGCGCAGCGGTGATTGAGCTCTTTGAGGAGCAGTACCTCCGCGCACCTACTGCGACGGATGTCGCGGCTCTCCTTGCATTCAACAGCACTCGTGGGTTTCCGGGTATGTTGGGGAGCATAGATTGCATGCATTGGGAGTGGAAGAACTGTCCAACCGCTTGGAAGGGCATGTTCACTGGCCGTGGGAAGCAAGCCTCGATGGTGCTAGAGGCAGTGGCTTCCCATGACCTATGGATATGGCATGCATATTTTGGGATGCCCGGTAGTAACAATGATATCAATGTGCTGCATAGGTCCCCTCTATTTCGTAGGCAGATTAGGGATGAGGCACCCCCCGTGCACTTCACCGTAAATGGCAACACCTACAATATGGGGTACTACCTAGCAGATGGGATTTACCCTGATTGGCCAGCTTTTCTTAAAACTGTTCGTCACCCCATGACGAACAAAGATTGTCGGTTCGCCCAGGTTCAGGAGGGGGCACGCAAGGACATCGAGCGTGCTTTCGGAGTTTTGCAGGTTCGGTGGGGAATCATTCGTGGACCTGCTTACGGTTGGGACCGGTACAGGCTGAAGAACATCATGATGGCGTGCATCATCTTGCACAATATGATAATTGATGACGAGCGCGGTGAGAACCTACCGTACGTGTACGACAGCAATGGTCCACCGGTGCAGCCTTTCAGGTCTGGTACTCGCGAGCAGACTGATTTCATCGCGGCCCACCATAGGCTACGTGACCGTGACACGGCACACAAGCTCAAGCGCGACCACATCGAGCATATTTGGTCCTTGTTTGGGTCTTCTTAGCTGTATGATGTCTGCTAGTTCCTTCGGATTTACATATGAAGTACCTTAGGCTTGTATTTGAATAATGTAGTCATCTGTTGTCTTCATGTTGAGAGTAGATGTTCCATGTGTTTGTTACGTTTGAAGTTGTTATGTACTTTTCCGAATTGTCTTTAAGACCTTATGAATGCAAGTCGCGTGTTTATTGTCATTCATGTTTTAACATTACCAACACAGATAAaatggggagggagagagatacTGCAGCCTGCAGGGCAGGGAGGGCACCCTCCCCTTGCGCTGACCAGGGGGCTGCTAGTGTGTGTACTCAAGAAGAAGCACGTATAAACGTAGTAGATAGAAAAGCGTGGACTCACACACTAAAAAGTTGAAAACAATATGTAGTAGTTTGCAACATATAGCACGGCAAATCCAACGACAAATGAAATAGTTCACAGTACAACACGGGTCCAAATGAAATAGTTCAGAACAAATCCAACGACAAATGAAATAGTTCACAGTAAAAGTAATAGAACAATCTACGGAGCATCTTTGTTGCGTGCACCCCACCGCTGTAAAATCTCTCGCTGCATTGCCTCGTACAGGACACGCTGTCCGGGATTGCAAGTGGTCAGGTCAATAGCCATGATGCGCTCGTCCCGTAACTCCTGCTCCCGGgcatcttttttcttcttcaactcaATGTGCTCTTCCTGAATGGTAACCAGCCGGTCCATTTTGCTTGCCACAGAACCGTCAAATGTCCTGATCAAGTCCATCTTCTGGATGTGCATTGCAGACAGCATAGAAGAGAACTCGGACCCTGCATCACTAGGAGACCCACTGGAGCAAGTCCGTTTGCCTGACCTCGAAATGTCCCTCCCCGGAGGCCTCTTGGAAGTACCAATCTGACTCTCGCTCCCGGCTTCCCCACATCCAGATTCTGTGAGATCGATGGGCGCATTAACATCTTCGGGGACCCGACCTCGGTCCAGCTTTCCACGGTTGTTTAGGTCCATCCACTTAGGTTCGTTGCGAAGCATCTCCCAGCAGTGGATCGTGCTGAACGGCCTATCTTCGAGACTATTGTACAACTCAATGGCTGCTGCGATCTGCACCAAAATGAAATAACAGTAAGCAAGTACCAAGGGTCATATTGACAAGTAAgttcatgataagcattacaaaCAAAGGGTTATAGAAATCTGACCTTGTCCATATCGCTGTAGCCACTGCGCCTCTCATTAAGGACATTGTTGTAGTGGCTCTCAAACTTATTTGcttgttccttaatatcagacCAGCGACCCTCAAGGCTGCGAAGGGAGCGGATAGGGTAGATGGGCCCTTTATGGGCATTGTAGTTCCGTTCAATGGCCTTCCAAAATGAAGCCTTGCGCTGGCCCGCGCCTGGAACATACCCATACATGAGAAACACATGGTTAGTCCTTTAAAAAATGTGCACCTGAAACAAATTCACATTGACACATCACCTTTAACTGCATCCAAGCTCACATTGAGCCAGCTGGACACTAGGTTTTTGTCTTCCTCGATTGAAAAGTTGTTTTGCTTCGGTCTGGACACAATTTTCTTGCGCGCCTTCCCCGAACCACCTTGGCTGGAACCGGGCTGAAAGGCCGGACTACCAGCTGCTGCACCCGGTGCTTCAAAATTAATATTGAGCATGTCTTGATAAGGTGTGTTGGAGGGACCAGAGAGGTCCGGGAGGCCCGTCTGGAAGTCCCACCCGCCATCCATGGCCCTGGACAAGAAGCATGCCAAGCGTTGATGACAAAAACAGGATTGGTCAGCCATTATGAGATGCAAAAGGAACCAAGATATCTCACAGTTAACATAGCGCAAGCATGTTAACCAGGAAAACATAAGCAGCAGCACAAATATCTCACAAATAACATTGCACATATAAATCACAGCCGAAACGAAACATAATACATGCCCGAGTAGAAGCAGTTCCTTCGATGCAAAGCAGTTTTAGTAACCTAGCAGGCTGTGCTTATGATCTGTCTatgatctaatctaccaaaaaAATCAGTATTATCAACAAAATTCAATACTGTCAAGACCACACTCATTGAAGGGGTTTAGGCTGTCATATTAAATTCAGTACTATGATGTTATCTGTCAAAAACAATAAGAACTTAAAATGTAACATTTTAATTGCATACTGTACTAACATGGATGCAGAGTAACAAAAAGATTGGAAAATTACTAGTTATGATAAGTTACAATCATAATTATTGATCTAGCCGACATAACTGAACAACATGTTGGGGTGCATTGCTATAAAGAATCATTGCAATTTCCAAAGCCGTGCATAATTACTAGAAATTTCTTTCCCAACCCATCTATTCCCCCTACAAACAGACATCGAAATACCAAGACAAAGATTCCTATATGCAACTGCCGTGCAGATCAATGAAGGAACATTAACAATCGCTGCATATTTCTATCACAGTACAAGGAAAAATTATTTGCAATTCATAGGACTCATAACACTACAGAGAACAAATGAGCTCACAAGTTTCCCTAGATCAGTACCTAGAGATCTACATGTTCATGTGCTGGATTTTTCCAAGAACGTAATCAAAGGTCAATAAACTAAATCAGTCCCTAGATCTACATGTTCTTGGATTTTTCCAAAAACGTAATCAAAGCTAAATCAGTCCCTAGATCTAGGATTCGTTCCCCATTTAGGTTGCAAAATCAAAGGTCAATAAAGTGGAATCAACGCCAACTGCAGAGCACCATGGAGATTTTCGGAAAACGAAAGTTGCAGCGGAGACTTACCTTGCAGACCGGGCCTTCTTCGGGGGAGGCTTCGGCGACGAGCTCTGCGACCGCCGCCGGATGCCGCCGCTCCGCTTCTTCCCCCGGTTTCCGGATCTGCTTCCCGCGCGCGACGAGCTCCTGGATTTTCCCCCGCTAGGCCGGCCCTCCACGCCCGCCACCTCGCCGGACCTCCCGCCGCACCCGCCGACCAGATCTACCGCCACCACCTCACCCACCTCGCTCCCCGCCTCCAGCTTCGCGGATCCTACCTCCCGTGGGCTAGCCAAACGGCCGGCGCCCCAgacttccccgccgccgccacgcgcgtCCACGGGCTCGCTCCCTGCGCGCGAGAGAGGGAGGTTGCAACGGCTCGCGCGTCCAGGGACGCCGAGCTCCCTCCACATTTGCAGAGGCCAAGCCGCTCACCGGATGTGGGGGGGCGATGTGGGGTGTCCCGTTGGAGCGTACCCGGGGAGGACTGTGCACGGTATGTGGGGGGAGGGGGCCGTTTTCGGTGTCCCGTTGGAGGTAGCCTGAGATGAGATAAGGACGGATCACACCAAGGACGGCCGCTTGCGGACTGGAACGAGGGAGGCGATGGAGACGAAGTGGTCCAATGGAGGTGGAGCAGGAGGAGAAGCGCGGCAGCGTAGCTGCGTCTTGCGTGTGCGGTGGTAGGAGTGGGTGGGAGGGGAAGGTAGAGGTCGTGAGGGAGGAACCTATCGATGTGGTCACGAATAGGGTTGGAGAGTCGGATTGGGCTTGTGATACTGGGCCGTTTCTCCATCGTTGCACGCTGGGCTCAACTTGTTTGAGCAGCTCGACCCAGTTCGTTATAAACTAACGAGCAAAAATCTTAGCTCAAATCTTAGCTCGGCTCGCTCGCAATCTCTAACGAGCCGAGCTGATTAAGTTACAAGCCAAGCGAGCTGACGAGCCACCAACTTTTTGTTCAGTCCTACAAACTGCACGCGGGCACTCACCAGCGGTTGGACACGGCAAGGCTTGGGCGAGATTCTTCTGGCAAGGgtagggaaaaagaaaaaatatcacATAGCAAAATGGGTAGCTCTCAGCAAACCGAAAGAGATGGGGGCTCGGTTTCATTGACACCGGAGGAATGAACACTGCTCTTTTTGGGGAAGTGGTTAGTTCGCTTGGATAGCGACGATGAGGCGCGGAAGTGAAGGACCGGatccggcgaccagaggggggtgaatgagagccgatcaaaattttttCGAAAtttgaatcgtcggcctatgtctcaaaatcaccacaaacctTCAAACTGAGAACagtgagaatagctatggacaagctatctcaACTCCGAAAACTCAGATCTAAACGTGGAAGCAAAAGCGAGAGAACCAACTCAAATCAAGTCTGCTCATGCacagatcggtctgaccggtatagaagaccggtctgaccggtcaagcaGTTCAAACACAGgcagatcggtctgaccggtctcgccaaccggtctgaccggtagcgtccagaaaaccccgaaaattCAGTTCCAAAACCGTGAATCGAGAGCAAATCACGTCCAAATTgaatgaaacttggaggatagcttcgTTCCTACCCCAAGAGTATATCCCCAAGAAATCTCACCCTAAAGATATCCATAGCATGAGAATTTCGGGATGAGATCAAAGggggtggggttttctctagtctCCAAGAGATCGAATTTGAACGAgttagtgattccagagggttcaaGAACAAAGTAGAGGCATGGGAATtacagcaaagaactcgtgaactcctcgcaatcaagtgcaccaaaacgaaatcgaaatttcatcaaacaaggcacaaaacgaggagatggattgattcaaaccgcccagaaggcacgaggaggttagggcctcctttcccaatcaaatccacaagagttatcacacaaacaacattcaaatctaccctaaagagatgaacagggggagaggaacacaggggcggcggcctggagaacagaacaattcacggacacaatacaaaagccgcacttgacctaacacaagtgaaggggtatttatacccacgggaccggtcagaccggtgccaggggccagtcagaccggttggttagaccggtcagaccggtgctagggaccggtcagaccggttggcctgcagcaccccctacacgatctcatccgacggccgagattctttcttcggaacgaagtcttctccacgatgccgccgtcttgatgaagatccagtctgcggttttggagggtccgcgaaacccgggtaagtggccggttttgagaaaaccgccaaaatctcacgcgcgggaagattcccgcctccacgctgtGGCCCTATGAAaacatctaggcccctaattcgagttttggtaattaatgacaacagtttgtggattaacgatttcagttgagataatgagtataggttgatccacggatgaaagagatttgattgtgaacgtatggagttttggagatgatgagcaaagctcgggctcaaggcaaaggtataaaatagggcttttgtattttaccggtcacaaggcgtttagtggatgaaaagtgaccggatttgttggatagatagtcgtactatcaagaggggttgtgtactcatgcttgacgggtctttagtgccattttgctcaaaatgtctagttgcatgcatgagggctaacggtgttttgaaaagatttgaaaaagactaagtttgagagctgactgagtaacggcggacagtccgcgcccgttccagagagcttgcagagtctctggtgg
The nucleotide sequence above comes from Panicum virgatum strain AP13 chromosome 3K, P.virgatum_v5, whole genome shotgun sequence. Encoded proteins:
- the LOC120697361 gene encoding uncharacterized protein LOC120697361 isoform X6, coding for MKPPQWTELQRFNPGDLVEVVPDEPGEQGAHYAAVVVERSTQPRGYTVEYDDLVEREGSDRPLREVVPAQILRPHPPPRCTYSGEAPGEHAAVDAFLDVAWWLAVYLGVVDGGGKVRVCFPDTREVMNFDAADVRPHFEWGWGGSFRKRSALGMEMTVAVPYTKGMTIEVSMLVDNSVVAWLPAFVVKTFWKSNLLVDYTVSNSDGTALPGEIVDVKHVRPCLPQASAISFCINDKVEAFQGGGWWLGVITDVHPELKYTFKSAHLGVEVQLSQKLLRPRYDWVYGPRKQESENVSSNDEKFGGAWFEVARSKGTASPSKKQQPNNPSWKSTTPKSSPPPRAAPIKKRKRRADGHGRPDLAPSLVKKHRSPKLRPSEENKLCKSSSKGIYPDLHEKHLLRDAPRPDEQAKPAPQPEPTPAPAQRRKTILNLPAAVPDATVSLHTRASDVQNNEAVQNTVPEVGTCTKSPAKSLPTPLDNIIKELKDCREQWLQAQSQLDHSATKAKEMEGQVAKLRAAHEADAQHLREVMNKQASLEQRLKLKDKEIEDLKEKLVDLDEQKSCVEAELPRGAVMAASHALGVLKNHVPDLDIGILSKGYACTPAEAQALADQVRPIVEPFIERLGLSVSVVDAFVGRTYMCRAKEG
- the LOC120697361 gene encoding uncharacterized protein LOC120697361 isoform X4, which encodes MKPPQWTELQRFNPGDLVEVVPDEPGEQGAHYAAVVVERSTQPRGYTVEYDDLVEREGSDRPLREVVPAQILRPHPPPRCTYSGEAPGEHAAVDAFLDVAWWLAVYLGVVDGGGKVRVCFPDTREVMNFDAADVRPHFEWGWGGSFRKRSALGMEMTVAVPYTKGMTIEVSMLVDNSVVAWLPAFVVKTFWKSNLLVDYTVSNSDGTALPGEIVDVKHVRPCLPQASAISFCINDKVEAFQGGGWWLGVITDVHPELKYTFKSAHLGVEVQLSQKLLRPRYDWVYGPRKQESENVSSNDEKFGGAWFEVARSKGTASPSKKQQPNNPSWKSTTPKSSPPPRAAPIKKRKRRADGHGRPDLAPSLVKKHRSPKLRPSEENKLCKSSSKGIYPDLHEKHLLRDAPRPDEQAKPAPQPEPTPAPAQRRKTILNLSVPMIQPAAVPDATISPHTRASDVQNNEAVQNTVPEVGTCTKSPAKSLPTPLDNIIKELKDCREQWLQAQSQLDHSATKAKEMEGQVAKLRAAHEADAQHLREVMNKQASLEQRLKLKDKEIEDLKEKLVDLDEQKSCVEAELPRGAVMAASHALGVLKNHVPDLDIGILSKGYACTPAEAQALADQVRPIVEPFIERLGLSVSVVDAFVGRTYMCRAKEG
- the LOC120697361 gene encoding uncharacterized protein LOC120697361 isoform X2; its protein translation is MKPPQWTELQRFNPGDLVEVVPDEPGEQGAHYAAVVVERSTQPRGYTVEYDDLVEREGSDRPLREVVPAQILRPHPPPRCTYSGEAPGEHAAVDAFLDVAWWLAVYLGVVDGGGKVRVCFPDTREVMNFDAADVRPHFEWGWGGSFRKRSALGMMTVAVPYTKGMTIEVSMLVDNSVVAWLPAFVVKTFWKSNLLVDYTVSNSDGTALPGEIVDVKHVRPCLPQASAISFCINDKVEAFQGGGWWLGVITDVHPELKYTFKSAHLGVEVQLSQKLLRPRYDWVYGPRKQESENVSSNDEKFGGAWFEVARSKGTASPSKKQQPNNPSWKSTTPKSSPPPRAAPIKKRKRRADGHGRPDLAPSLVKKHRSPKLRPSEENKLCKSSSKGIYPDLHEKHLLRDAPRPDEQAKPAPQPEPTPAPAQRRKTILNLSVPMIQPAAVPDATISPHTRASDVQNNEAVQNTVPEVGTCTKSPAKSLPTPAPAQRRKTILNLSLPMIQPAAVPDATVSLHTRASDVQNNEAVQNTVPEVGTCTKSPAKSLPTPLDNIIKELKDCREQWLQAQSQLDHSATKAKEMEGQVAKLRAAHEADAQHLREVMNKQASLEQRLKLKDKEIEDLKEKLVDLDEQKSCVEAELPRGAVMAASHALGVLKNHVPDLDIGILSKGYACTPAEAQALADQVRPIVEPFIERLGLSVSVVDAFVGRTYMCRAKEG
- the LOC120697361 gene encoding uncharacterized protein LOC120697361 isoform X7, with product MKPPQWTELQRFNPGDLVEVVPDEPGEQGAHYAAVVVERSTQPRGYTVEYDDLVEREGSDRPLREVVPAQILRPHPPPRCTYSGEAPGEHAAVDAFLDVAWWLAVYLGVVDGGGKVRVCFPDTREVMNFDAADVRPHFEWGWGGSFRKRSALGMNVSSNDEKFGGAWFEVARSKGTASPSKKQQPNNPSWKSTTPKSSPPPRAAPIKKRKRRADGHGRPDLAPSLVKKHRSPKLRPSEENKLCKSSSKGIYPDLHEKHLLRDAPRPDEQAKPAPQPEPTPAPAQRRKTILNLSVPMIQPAAVPDATISPHTRASDVQNNEAVQNTVPEVGTCTKSPAKSLPTPAPAQRRKTILNLSLPMIQPAAVPDATVSLHTRASDVQNNEAVQNTVPEVGTCTKSPAKSLPTPLDNIIKELKDCREQWLQAQSQLDHSATKAKEMEGQVAKLRAAHEADAQHLREVMNKQASLEQRLKLKDKEIEDLKEKLVDLDEQKSCVEAELPRGAVMAASHALGVLKNHVPDLDIGILSKGYACTPAEAQALADQVRPIVEPFIERLGLSVSVVDAFVGRTYMCRAKEG
- the LOC120697361 gene encoding uncharacterized protein LOC120697361 isoform X1 produces the protein MKPPQWTELQRFNPGDLVEVVPDEPGEQGAHYAAVVVERSTQPRGYTVEYDDLVEREGSDRPLREVVPAQILRPHPPPRCTYSGEAPGEHAAVDAFLDVAWWLAVYLGVVDGGGKVRVCFPDTREVMNFDAADVRPHFEWGWGGSFRKRSALGMEMTVAVPYTKGMTIEVSMLVDNSVVAWLPAFVVKTFWKSNLLVDYTVSNSDGTALPGEIVDVKHVRPCLPQASAISFCINDKVEAFQGGGWWLGVITDVHPELKYTFKSAHLGVEVQLSQKLLRPRYDWVYGPRKQESENVSSNDEKFGGAWFEVARSKGTASPSKKQQPNNPSWKSTTPKSSPPPRAAPIKKRKRRADGHGRPDLAPSLVKKHRSPKLRPSEENKLCKSSSKGIYPDLHEKHLLRDAPRPDEQAKPAPQPEPTPAPAQRRKTILNLSVPMIQPAAVPDATISPHTRASDVQNNEAVQNTVPEVGTCTKSPAKSLPTPAPAQRRKTILNLSLPMIQPAAVPDATVSLHTRASDVQNNEAVQNTVPEVGTCTKSPAKSLPTPLDNIIKELKDCREQWLQAQSQLDHSATKAKEMEGQVAKLRAAHEADAQHLREVMNKQASLEQRLKLKDKEIEDLKEKLVDLDEQKSCVEAELPRGAVMAASHALGVLKNHVPDLDIGILSKGYACTPAEAQALADQVRPIVEPFIERLGLSVSVVDAFVGRTYMCRAKEG
- the LOC120697361 gene encoding uncharacterized protein LOC120697361 isoform X5 — its product is MKPPQWTELQRFNPGDLVEVVPDEPGEQGAHYAAVVVERSTQPRGYTVEYDDLVEREGSDRPLREVVPAQILRPHPPPRCTYSGEAPGEHAAVDAFLDVAWWLAVYLGVVDGGGKVRVCFPDTREVMNFDAADVRPHFEWGWGGSFRKRSALGMEMTVAVPYTKGMTIEVSMLVDNSVVAWLPAFVVKTFWKSNLLVDYTVSNSDGTALPGEIVDVKHVRPCLPQASAISFCINDKVEAFQGGGWWLGVITDVHPELKYTFKSAHLGVEVQLSQKLLRPRYDWVYGPRKQESENVSSNDEKFGGAWFEVARSKGTASPSKKQQPNNPSWKSTTPKSSPPPRAAPIKKRKRRADGHGRPDLAPSLVKKHRSPKLRPSEENKLCKSSSKGIYPDLHEKHLLRDAPRPDEQAKPAPQPEPTPAPAQRRKTILNLSVPMIQPAAVPDATVSLHTRASDVQNNEAVQNTVPEVGTCTKSPAKSLPTPLDNIIKELKDCREQWLQAQSQLDHSATKAKEMEGQVAKLRAAHEADAQHLREVMNKQASLEQRLKLKDKEIEDLKEKLVDLDEQKSCVEAELPRGAVMAASHALGVLKNHVPDLDIGILSKGYACTPAEAQALADQVRPIVEPFIERLGLSVSVVDAFVGRTYMCRAKEG